A single genomic interval of Rosistilla ulvae harbors:
- a CDS encoding class I SAM-dependent methyltransferase encodes MLPRTLEPESMDDPAEAASYDDMNHSSVNIRFVDDLLAGGEIGNDILDLGTGTAQIPILLCERMPEVRIMALDAAASMLELAIYNIEIASAIERIQLMQGDAKAMDDFEDEMFDCVMCNSLIHHLPEPQPTFAEIHRLTAIGGRIFVRDLCRPDSETAVEALVAQYAADESEIAQQLFRQSLHAALTLDEVQQMVAAAGLPRDSVQMTSDRHWTLDVRKTTAHQEEAAS; translated from the coding sequence ATGTTGCCACGCACGCTCGAACCCGAATCGATGGACGACCCGGCCGAAGCGGCCAGCTACGACGACATGAACCACTCGTCGGTCAACATCCGCTTTGTCGACGACCTCTTGGCCGGCGGCGAGATTGGCAACGACATCTTGGACCTCGGCACCGGGACGGCGCAGATCCCGATCCTGTTGTGCGAACGGATGCCCGAGGTGCGGATCATGGCACTCGACGCGGCGGCCAGCATGTTGGAATTGGCGATCTACAACATCGAGATCGCCAGTGCCATCGAACGCATCCAACTGATGCAGGGGGATGCCAAAGCGATGGACGACTTTGAAGACGAGATGTTCGATTGCGTGATGTGCAACAGTCTGATCCATCATCTGCCCGAACCTCAGCCGACGTTTGCCGAGATCCATCGGTTGACAGCGATCGGCGGCCGGATATTCGTTCGCGATCTCTGTCGCCCCGATTCGGAGACGGCTGTCGAAGCGTTGGTCGCCCAGTATGCGGCCGACGAATCGGAGATCGCCCAACAATTGTTCCGCCAATCGCTGCACGCGGCGCTGACGCTGGACGAAGTGCAACAGATGGTTGCCGCCGCGGGACTGCCTCGCGATTCAGTGCAGATGACCAGCGATCGCCATTGGACGTTGGATGTTCGCAAGACAACCGCTCACCAAGAAGAGGCCGCGTCGTGA
- a CDS encoding TraB/GumN family protein: protein MHAMQSWLKTMLLAVGLLVMALLGAANALAQAVAPAEFKEQEKPATAKKATGEYLRITKLDNGKPDSMETAIVRFEGLPGSKYAGRVVDLIGVVHIGQKEYYEQLNQRFADYDRVLYELVAPEGTTVNKEQAGEVRGPLGAMQLGMKDILNLDFQLEHVDYDAKNFRHADMSPEEFAADMADRGDSIMKMVFRMLGSGMATQASAEPAASDTALLFALFAPDRARRMKQIMASQFEDMEIATAAMADATGKSTIITERNGKAMSILTDELDRGSRKVAVFYGAGHLPDMADRLRNDFQMKKTQTEWFQAWDLQKN from the coding sequence ATGCACGCGATGCAATCGTGGTTGAAGACCATGCTGCTGGCTGTTGGCCTGTTGGTGATGGCGCTGCTGGGGGCTGCCAACGCATTGGCCCAAGCGGTTGCTCCGGCGGAGTTCAAGGAGCAGGAGAAGCCCGCGACGGCCAAGAAGGCGACTGGCGAGTATTTGCGAATCACCAAGCTGGACAATGGCAAACCCGATTCGATGGAGACGGCGATCGTCCGCTTCGAAGGTCTTCCGGGGAGCAAATATGCTGGCCGGGTGGTCGATCTGATCGGTGTCGTGCATATCGGGCAGAAGGAGTATTACGAGCAATTGAACCAGCGGTTCGCCGATTACGACCGCGTACTCTACGAATTGGTCGCTCCCGAAGGGACGACCGTCAACAAAGAACAGGCGGGGGAAGTTCGCGGCCCGTTAGGGGCGATGCAGTTGGGGATGAAAGACATCTTGAACCTGGACTTCCAGTTGGAGCATGTCGATTACGACGCCAAGAATTTCCGGCACGCCGACATGAGCCCCGAGGAGTTTGCCGCGGATATGGCCGATCGTGGCGATAGCATTATGAAAATGGTCTTCCGCATGTTGGGATCGGGGATGGCGACTCAAGCGTCGGCCGAACCTGCGGCTTCGGATACCGCGTTGCTGTTCGCGTTGTTCGCTCCCGACCGAGCTCGGCGGATGAAACAGATCATGGCGTCGCAGTTCGAAGACATGGAGATCGCCACCGCGGCGATGGCCGACGCGACGGGAAAAAGCACGATCATCACCGAGCGCAACGGCAAAGCGATGAGCATCTTGACCGACGAATTGGACCGGGGCAGCCGGAAGGTCGCGGTCTTTTATGGAGCGGGGCATCTTCCCGACATGGCCGATCGGTTGCGCAACGACTTTCAAATGAAGAAGACGCAAACCGAGTGGTTTCAAGCTTGGGATTTACAGAAGAATTGA
- a CDS encoding YdcF family protein, protein MVRRVGFTLLLVLGLLVAGHSYLLREVANWLDVTDPRLPADYVVVLPGGPESRTFAAVAILREGLADKTAILRNPSSSAVQEGLSLPTHELTHRIFQKRGIAEERMIFLDGESRTTHSDLELIGSILESDPEATIAIVTNRYHTRRARWAAASIYGDKLESFCFIGAPTDAFDWDVWWQSPQGTELVLAEYLKLGYYLAVYSTTMQRVAAGAIAAGVLVLAVLLIRRRFRY, encoded by the coding sequence ATGGTCCGTCGCGTTGGCTTTACATTGCTGCTCGTCTTGGGACTGCTGGTCGCCGGCCACAGTTATCTGTTGCGGGAGGTTGCGAATTGGTTGGATGTCACCGATCCGCGGCTTCCGGCCGACTATGTCGTCGTCCTTCCCGGCGGCCCTGAATCTCGGACCTTTGCCGCCGTTGCGATCCTGCGCGAAGGGCTTGCCGACAAGACAGCGATCCTGCGCAACCCAAGTTCCAGCGCGGTCCAAGAGGGGCTGAGTCTGCCGACACACGAATTGACCCATCGCATCTTTCAAAAGCGGGGAATCGCCGAGGAGCGGATGATTTTCCTGGATGGGGAGAGTCGCACGACGCACAGCGATCTAGAGTTGATCGGTTCGATCCTGGAATCCGATCCCGAAGCGACGATCGCGATCGTGACCAATCGGTATCACACGCGGCGAGCGCGGTGGGCGGCCGCCAGCATCTACGGCGATAAACTCGAAAGCTTCTGTTTCATCGGGGCGCCGACCGATGCTTTCGACTGGGACGTTTGGTGGCAATCGCCGCAAGGAACCGAACTGGTCCTGGCGGAATATTTGAAGCTGGGGTATTACTTGGCGGTCTACTCGACGACGATGCAGCGTGTGGCGGCAGGGGCCATCGCCGCGGGAGTGCTCGTGCTCGCCGTGCTGCTGATCCGCCGACGCTTTCGTTACTAA
- a CDS encoding ABC transporter permease subunit/CPBP intramembrane protease — protein MSSSDLGNDPHDQGQGVDRVGGEEAIGRPASIRTSRLALKELREILRDRRTIMTLVLMPLLVYPLLGVTVQKFLLNSLQQQQSLVYDIGVANESDGMLLLNLLHQGKLLLDEQQPAATEPERADPMADLLGADASAVELKVIQPFEPTGTRDQLQQMVAEQILQVGVIVQWTGEEADPARQPRFELIYDQRVGAAAAARDEMVRRLQAVNDTWTRRVLQRAKIANDLPAPYIEQHVASQTQSFSLVTFVPLMLVLMTITGAVYPAIDLTAGERERGTMEILIAAPVPRISLLIGKFVAVLVVAMLTAVVNLVAMLITVYTLGIDGMIFGDGGLSIVVVLQILVLLLVFAAFFSAMMLGLTSFARSFKEAQAYLIPLMLVALAPGMLSLMPELRLTAALAIVPLVNIVLAGRDLLQGTLVPAMFAITLISTSLYGLLALTLAARVFGTDSILYGSDGSWADLFRRPATPRSAPSMPAAMFCLAVLFPSFIVIGGMSSRIGSSMDGKLVANAVVTVMLFGLLPWLFARLGYVRIRSAFFLDLPKLSAFVAAVLLGCSVWTMAYELEVLTLSASRIELLKQIFEGMKFDFAAIPLPLKLLTLAAVPAICEEFFFRGFLLSAFLRNGKPWVAVLATAGLFGLFHVVVRDSLLFERFLPSSLMGLVLGVVCYRSGSLYPGIVLHALHNGILVSMSHFETKLLERGIGIDAQTHLPTVWLGVALLVIGAGAAVLLWSTRRTPAAKLVPASL, from the coding sequence TTGAGTTCTTCCGATCTGGGAAACGATCCGCACGACCAGGGGCAAGGTGTCGATCGCGTTGGTGGAGAAGAGGCCATCGGCCGACCGGCTTCGATCCGCACGTCGCGGTTGGCGTTAAAAGAGCTTCGCGAGATCTTGCGCGATCGGCGGACGATCATGACTTTGGTCTTGATGCCGTTGTTGGTCTATCCACTGTTGGGCGTGACGGTCCAGAAATTTCTACTCAACAGCCTCCAACAGCAGCAATCGTTGGTCTACGACATCGGCGTCGCCAATGAATCCGATGGGATGTTGTTGTTGAATCTGTTGCATCAAGGCAAGTTGCTGTTGGACGAACAGCAGCCGGCGGCGACCGAACCGGAACGCGCCGATCCGATGGCGGATTTGTTGGGAGCCGACGCGTCGGCAGTCGAACTGAAGGTCATTCAGCCCTTCGAGCCGACCGGGACGCGGGACCAATTGCAGCAGATGGTTGCAGAGCAAATTCTGCAGGTCGGGGTGATCGTCCAGTGGACGGGAGAGGAGGCGGACCCGGCGCGGCAGCCGCGATTTGAATTGATCTACGACCAACGCGTCGGAGCGGCCGCGGCGGCTCGGGATGAAATGGTCCGTCGGTTGCAAGCCGTCAACGACACCTGGACGCGTCGCGTTTTGCAGCGGGCGAAGATCGCCAACGATCTCCCCGCTCCCTACATCGAACAACATGTCGCATCGCAGACACAGTCCTTTTCGTTGGTCACGTTTGTGCCATTGATGCTCGTCTTGATGACGATCACAGGGGCGGTCTACCCGGCGATCGACTTGACCGCGGGGGAGCGGGAGCGGGGGACGATGGAAATTTTGATCGCTGCGCCGGTGCCGCGGATCTCGCTGTTGATCGGTAAGTTTGTCGCGGTCCTGGTCGTGGCGATGTTGACGGCTGTGGTCAATTTGGTCGCGATGTTGATCACTGTCTATACGTTGGGGATCGATGGGATGATCTTTGGCGACGGCGGGCTTTCGATCGTCGTGGTCTTGCAAATCCTGGTGTTGTTGCTGGTCTTCGCCGCATTCTTTTCCGCGATGATGTTGGGACTGACCAGTTTCGCACGATCGTTCAAAGAGGCGCAAGCGTATCTGATTCCATTGATGCTGGTCGCGCTGGCACCGGGGATGTTGAGCTTGATGCCCGAGCTGCGACTGACCGCGGCGCTTGCGATTGTGCCGTTGGTGAACATCGTGTTGGCGGGACGCGATCTGTTGCAAGGGACGTTGGTTCCGGCGATGTTTGCGATCACGTTGATCTCGACGTCGCTGTATGGATTGTTGGCTCTGACGCTGGCCGCGCGAGTCTTTGGTACCGATTCGATCCTCTACGGCAGCGATGGTTCTTGGGCCGATCTGTTCCGTCGCCCCGCGACGCCCCGGTCGGCACCGTCGATGCCGGCGGCGATGTTCTGTTTGGCCGTCTTGTTTCCCAGCTTCATCGTGATCGGCGGGATGTCGTCGCGGATCGGCAGTTCGATGGATGGCAAGTTGGTCGCCAACGCAGTTGTCACGGTGATGTTGTTTGGTTTGTTGCCGTGGTTGTTCGCTCGGCTGGGCTATGTGCGGATTCGATCGGCCTTCTTTTTAGACTTGCCGAAGCTGTCGGCCTTTGTCGCCGCGGTGCTGTTGGGATGTTCGGTTTGGACGATGGCGTACGAGTTGGAAGTGTTGACGCTGTCGGCCAGTCGGATCGAGTTGTTGAAACAGATCTTCGAGGGGATGAAGTTCGATTTTGCCGCGATCCCGTTGCCGCTGAAGTTGCTGACGTTGGCGGCTGTGCCGGCGATCTGCGAAGAGTTTTTCTTTCGCGGTTTTCTGCTGAGCGCTTTCCTGCGCAATGGCAAACCTTGGGTCGCCGTGTTGGCAACTGCGGGGCTGTTCGGATTGTTCCATGTCGTCGTCCGCGATTCGCTGCTGTTCGAACGCTTTTTGCCCAGTTCGTTGATGGGGTTGGTGTTGGGAGTTGTTTGTTACCGCAGCGGTAGCCTCTATCCGGGGATCGTGTTGCACGCGTTGCACAACGGGATCTTGGTCTCGATGAGTCACTTCGAGACAAAATTGTTGGAACGAGGGATCGGGATCGATGCGCAAACCCATCTACCAACGGTCTGGTTGGGCGTTGCGCTGTTGGTGATCGGGGCGGGCGCCGCAGTGCTACTCTGGTCGACTCGCCGCACTCCCGCGGCGAAACTGGTCCCCGCAAGTCTTTGA
- a CDS encoding thymidylate synthase, translated as MKTYLDQLRQLLDHGIDRPDRTGTGTRSQFGAQMRYDLSAGFPLLTTKRLHLRSILYELLWFLRGDTNIAWLKEHGVSIWDEWADENGDLGPVYGHQWRSWPAPDGSTIDQIAEVESQIRSNPNSRRLIVSAWNVAEVNNMALPPCHCLFQFYVADGRLSCQLYQRSADFFLGVPFNIASYALLTMMMARVTGLEVGDFVHTLGDVHLYHNHFEQARLQLSREPRPLPTMQISGQQKSLRDFQFDDFQLIDYDPHPHIKAAVAV; from the coding sequence GTGAAAACCTATCTCGATCAACTGAGACAACTCCTCGACCACGGCATCGATCGTCCCGATCGAACCGGAACTGGAACGCGCAGCCAATTCGGAGCGCAGATGCGTTACGATCTGTCAGCCGGATTTCCGTTGCTGACCACCAAGCGGTTGCACCTGCGGTCCATCTTGTACGAATTGTTGTGGTTTTTGCGAGGCGACACCAACATCGCTTGGCTCAAAGAGCATGGCGTTTCGATCTGGGATGAATGGGCCGATGAAAATGGCGATTTGGGGCCGGTCTACGGCCATCAATGGCGCAGCTGGCCGGCGCCCGATGGCAGCACGATCGATCAGATCGCGGAAGTCGAATCGCAGATCCGCAGCAACCCCAACTCGCGGCGCTTGATCGTTTCGGCCTGGAATGTTGCCGAAGTCAACAACATGGCGCTGCCACCGTGCCACTGTCTGTTCCAATTTTATGTCGCCGACGGGCGGCTGAGCTGCCAGTTGTATCAGCGCAGCGCCGACTTCTTCTTGGGCGTTCCCTTCAACATCGCCAGCTATGCTTTGTTGACGATGATGATGGCGCGCGTGACGGGGCTGGAGGTGGGCGACTTTGTCCACACGCTGGGCGATGTGCATCTGTATCACAATCATTTTGAACAGGCGCGGCTGCAATTGAGCCGCGAGCCGCGACCGCTGCCAACGATGCAGATCAGCGGCCAGCAGAAGAGTTTGCGCGATTTCCAGTTCGACGATTTCCAGTTGATCGATTACGATCCGCATCCGCATATCAAAGCGGCTGTTGCGGTCTGA
- a CDS encoding glycosyltransferase family 4 protein, which produces MTRPRIAFLNRCYWPDVEATGQLLEQLCGALSTDWDITVVAGQPNKNLSGEAFVRRGQQQRDGVTIDRLPHTTLPKRSKLGRLINLLSFTWQTRRWGRRVPAASPFDVIVSESDPFFLPIVAAPIARRMGAKFIVYTQDVYPDIAIGLGVIKEGMITRQIRRRLLAAYQQADQIVVLDDDMRDRLVGWGLPPEKFSIVPNWVDTEAIQPLKSANPFRVEQQLDDRFVVMHSGNMGMSQRLEVLIDAACRPDWPDRAVIALVGDGARKAALQAYAAQRDAKHVRFIEYQPIQRLTESLSAADLHVVSMDANIRGCLAPSKLYGILASGTPVMAIAPEEFSIAREIHTHQVGRAVPPGSVSQIVDYVRWCTEHSNELQASGENARRLAQTRYDRRIATQQFADVLEVVCETDRRLSPIQAT; this is translated from the coding sequence ATGACTCGCCCACGAATCGCATTTTTGAATCGCTGCTATTGGCCCGATGTGGAAGCGACAGGGCAATTGTTGGAACAGTTGTGCGGGGCGTTGTCGACCGATTGGGATATCACGGTCGTCGCCGGGCAACCGAACAAGAACCTCAGCGGCGAAGCGTTTGTCCGCCGCGGACAACAGCAGCGCGATGGGGTCACGATCGATCGACTGCCCCACACGACATTGCCCAAACGATCGAAGCTCGGTCGCTTGATCAATCTGCTCTCCTTCACATGGCAAACCCGTCGCTGGGGTCGCCGCGTCCCCGCCGCCTCTCCCTTCGACGTGATCGTCAGCGAATCGGATCCCTTTTTTCTGCCGATCGTCGCCGCGCCGATCGCTCGCCGGATGGGGGCAAAATTTATTGTCTACACGCAGGACGTCTACCCCGACATCGCGATCGGTTTGGGGGTGATCAAAGAGGGAATGATCACTCGCCAGATCCGCCGTCGCTTGCTGGCTGCGTACCAACAGGCCGACCAGATCGTTGTCCTGGACGACGACATGCGCGACCGCTTGGTCGGTTGGGGGCTGCCGCCCGAAAAATTTTCGATCGTCCCCAACTGGGTCGACACCGAAGCGATCCAGCCGTTGAAGTCGGCCAATCCGTTTCGCGTCGAGCAACAATTGGACGATCGTTTTGTCGTCATGCACTCGGGCAATATGGGGATGAGTCAACGGTTGGAAGTTCTGATCGACGCAGCGTGCCGTCCCGACTGGCCCGATCGAGCAGTGATTGCCCTGGTCGGCGATGGGGCTCGCAAAGCGGCGTTGCAAGCTTATGCGGCCCAACGCGATGCGAAACACGTTCGCTTTATCGAGTACCAACCGATTCAACGGTTAACCGAGAGCTTGTCCGCAGCCGACTTGCACGTTGTTTCGATGGATGCGAACATCCGCGGCTGCCTGGCCCCCAGCAAACTGTACGGGATCCTCGCCTCGGGAACGCCGGTGATGGCGATCGCCCCGGAAGAATTTTCGATCGCCCGCGAGATCCACACGCACCAAGTTGGCCGCGCCGTGCCGCCGGGCAGCGTCTCGCAGATCGTCGATTATGTCCGCTGGTGCACCGAACATTCGAACGAATTGCAAGCCAGCGGTGAAAATGCCCGCCGACTGGCACAGACTCGGTACGATCGTAGAATAGCAACCCAGCAATTCGCCGATGTCTTAGAAGTGGTTTGCGAAACCGACCGCCGCCTCTCCCCGATCCAAGCCACCTAA
- a CDS encoding SDR family NAD(P)-dependent oxidoreductase yields the protein MVRWRPSGATTIVSGASSGIGWEISRQLAMRGATVIAVARRGDRLQQLADSLSGAEGKIVPMAGDLTDAAFRDQIIARAGSISDGLDLLVNNAGIGGIGPFADATPDRLRRIMEVNFFAPVELTRLALPMLRSSGNAVICNVSSVLGHRGVPGKSEYCASKFAIHGWSDSLRAELARSGIQVTLVSPSTTASEFFDVAIETKESASHRRRGAMSPDRVARLAIGAIEKRRDEIVLSPGGKLLVYLDRCCPWLANRLIARFG from the coding sequence ATGGTTCGATGGCGGCCCAGCGGAGCGACGACGATCGTCAGTGGTGCATCAAGCGGGATCGGGTGGGAGATCTCCCGCCAGTTGGCGATGCGTGGGGCGACCGTGATCGCGGTGGCGCGGCGTGGCGATCGGTTGCAGCAATTGGCCGACAGTTTGTCCGGTGCCGAGGGGAAGATCGTTCCTATGGCGGGAGATTTGACAGATGCGGCATTTCGGGACCAGATTATCGCTCGGGCCGGATCGATCTCCGATGGGCTGGATCTGTTGGTCAACAACGCGGGGATTGGGGGCATCGGCCCCTTTGCCGATGCCACTCCCGATCGACTGCGTCGGATCATGGAGGTCAATTTCTTCGCTCCTGTCGAATTGACCCGGTTGGCCCTGCCGATGCTACGGTCCAGCGGCAACGCGGTGATCTGCAACGTCAGCAGCGTGCTGGGGCATCGCGGCGTGCCGGGGAAGAGTGAGTATTGTGCCAGCAAGTTTGCGATCCATGGTTGGAGCGATTCGCTGCGGGCCGAGTTGGCGCGGTCGGGAATCCAGGTCACGTTGGTCAGTCCCAGCACGACGGCGAGCGAATTTTTTGATGTGGCGATCGAAACAAAAGAGTCGGCGTCGCATCGCCGCCGCGGGGCGATGAGTCCCGATCGGGTGGCTCGATTGGCGATCGGGGCGATCGAAAAACGCCGCGACGAAATCGTCCTCAGCCCCGGCGGCAAGCTGTTGGTCTATCTCGACCGCTGCTGTCCCTGGTTGGCCAACCGCTTGATCGCTCGCTTCGGATAG
- a CDS encoding GDP-L-fucose synthase family protein, producing MNAAPSAPSIQRLFVAGHRGMVGDAICRRVAADPSIELLTAGREVVDLSDPQAVDQFYADNRPDAVVVAAAKVGGIFANSQYPVEFLSENLKIALNCVESAYRHGVQRLLFLGSTCIYPRDAPQPLVESALLSGPLETTNEAYAIAKIAGLKLCQYYRQQYGVMFHSAMPTNLYGPGDNYHPENSHVLPALLRRFHEAKEEGLPSVTIWGSGSPRREFLYVDDLASAAMHLLSASDPPDWVNVGTGEDLTILELAEKIAAVVGYQGQIETDPSKPDGTPRKVTDVTQLHALGWRHEVELAQGLQQAYASFLKENAQSTLRQA from the coding sequence ATGAACGCTGCCCCCTCGGCTCCTTCAATTCAACGACTGTTTGTCGCCGGACACCGCGGCATGGTCGGCGACGCAATCTGCCGACGCGTTGCCGCCGATCCATCGATCGAACTGCTGACCGCCGGGCGCGAGGTCGTCGATCTCTCCGATCCGCAAGCTGTCGACCAATTTTATGCCGACAACCGCCCCGACGCTGTCGTCGTGGCGGCGGCGAAGGTCGGTGGGATTTTTGCGAACAGCCAATATCCGGTCGAGTTCCTTTCGGAGAACTTGAAGATCGCCCTGAACTGCGTCGAATCGGCCTATCGCCACGGGGTCCAGCGGTTGTTGTTTTTGGGCAGCACATGCATCTACCCACGCGACGCGCCGCAGCCGCTGGTCGAATCGGCACTCCTTTCCGGACCGCTGGAAACCACCAACGAAGCCTACGCGATCGCAAAGATCGCCGGTTTGAAGCTGTGCCAATACTACCGACAACAGTACGGCGTGATGTTCCACTCCGCCATGCCGACCAACCTGTACGGCCCCGGCGACAACTACCACCCCGAAAACAGCCACGTTCTGCCGGCGCTGCTGCGTCGGTTCCACGAAGCCAAGGAAGAGGGGCTGCCGAGTGTGACGATCTGGGGGAGCGGTTCGCCACGCCGCGAATTCCTGTACGTCGACGACTTAGCGTCCGCTGCGATGCATCTACTCTCCGCCAGCGATCCGCCCGACTGGGTCAACGTCGGCACGGGCGAAGACCTCACGATCCTGGAACTAGCCGAAAAGATTGCAGCCGTCGTCGGATACCAAGGCCAGATCGAAACCGATCCTTCGAAACCCGATGGCACGCCGCGGAAAGTGACCGACGTGACACAGTTGCACGCACTCGGTTGGCGACACGAAGTCGAACTCGCCCAAGGCCTGCAGCAGGCTTACGCAAGTTTCTTGAAAGAGAACGCCCAAAGCACGCTGCGGCAAGCCTAA
- a CDS encoding phytanoyl-CoA dioxygenase family protein, whose translation MTTDYSSIHEPISDLFSRLAAAADRDQYRLTDAQVAHYHEFGFVAGVRLLNDSQIEHLRGELAELVQPDHDGRSLWYEYNSNESADPDLVLFHALGAWRTRPGFHDMLWNPAFTVAASQLLGGSVRFWHDQLFCKPAHHGGVVAWHQDYSYWTRTQPMAHLTCWIGLDDATADNGCLQYVPGSHRWPLLPITGLAGDMQAIGEVLSEDQMAQLMNPTAIELKAGECAFHHPLLVHGSFANRTERPRRAAVLNVVRDGVCSSDDEPLLAGTDPIPTGQPLEGRFFPLLLDSDPQG comes from the coding sequence ATGACGACCGATTATTCGAGCATTCACGAACCAATCAGCGACCTGTTCTCGCGGCTTGCCGCGGCGGCGGATCGGGACCAGTATCGATTGACCGACGCACAAGTCGCTCATTACCACGAGTTTGGTTTTGTCGCGGGTGTGCGGTTGTTGAACGATTCGCAAATCGAACACCTCCGCGGCGAACTGGCCGAACTGGTTCAGCCCGATCACGACGGCCGATCGCTGTGGTACGAATACAACAGCAATGAATCGGCCGATCCAGATCTGGTCTTGTTCCATGCACTGGGGGCTTGGCGAACGCGGCCCGGTTTTCACGACATGTTGTGGAATCCAGCCTTCACCGTTGCGGCCAGCCAGTTGTTGGGCGGATCGGTCCGGTTCTGGCACGATCAATTGTTTTGCAAACCGGCACACCACGGCGGCGTTGTTGCGTGGCACCAAGATTATTCGTACTGGACGCGAACCCAACCGATGGCCCATCTGACCTGTTGGATCGGATTGGATGATGCCACCGCCGACAACGGATGCTTACAATATGTGCCTGGCAGCCATCGATGGCCGTTGTTGCCGATCACCGGACTTGCCGGAGACATGCAAGCGATCGGCGAAGTCTTGAGCGAAGATCAGATGGCTCAATTGATGAACCCCACCGCGATCGAATTAAAGGCGGGGGAGTGTGCGTTTCATCATCCGTTGCTGGTTCACGGATCGTTCGCCAATCGGACCGAACGCCCGCGGAGAGCCGCTGTTTTGAACGTGGTTCGGGATGGCGTCTGTTCATCGGACGACGAACCGTTGTTGGCGGGGACCGATCCGATTCCCACGGGGCAGCCTCTGGAAGGCCGCTTTTTTCCGTTGCTGTTGGACAGCGATCCCCAAGGCTGA
- a CDS encoding ABC transporter ATP-binding protein, which translates to MISANHLTKRFANGNQQVLAVEDLSFDVQPGHVFGLLGPNGAGKTTTLRMVLGLIEPTSGDAQIHGFQVSRDSDEVKRRIGFVSASVGVYPWLTPREVLRFVGDLYGVRPQVAVERIERLSKLLGLEEILDRRCSVLSTGQQQRMNLARALVHDPPVMLMDEPTRGLDIVGSQVVFDYIVHLRSVGKAVIVCTHRLDEAERFCDSFGLLNHGRLCQHGSLGDLQDRTGRTTLTEMFVDLLAADSKPTTEPSI; encoded by the coding sequence TTGATCTCTGCCAATCATTTAACGAAGCGGTTTGCCAACGGCAACCAGCAGGTGCTGGCTGTCGAGGATCTTTCTTTTGACGTCCAACCGGGGCATGTCTTCGGTCTGCTGGGGCCCAATGGGGCAGGCAAGACGACGACGCTGCGAATGGTGTTGGGGTTGATCGAACCGACCTCCGGCGACGCTCAGATCCACGGATTTCAGGTCAGCCGCGATTCGGATGAGGTGAAGCGGCGGATCGGTTTTGTGTCGGCTAGCGTCGGCGTCTACCCTTGGCTGACTCCGCGCGAAGTGTTGCGTTTCGTCGGCGATCTGTATGGCGTTCGCCCGCAGGTGGCGGTTGAACGAATCGAGCGGCTGTCGAAGTTGTTAGGACTGGAAGAGATCCTGGATCGGCGCTGTTCGGTTTTGAGCACCGGGCAGCAGCAGCGAATGAATCTGGCTCGGGCTTTGGTCCACGATCCGCCGGTGATGTTGATGGACGAACCGACGCGTGGATTGGACATCGTCGGCAGCCAGGTCGTCTTCGATTACATCGTTCATTTACGCAGCGTTGGCAAAGCGGTGATCGTTTGCACGCACCGGTTGGACGAGGCGGAGCGGTTTTGTGATTCCTTTGGCTTGTTGAATCACGGCCGGTTGTGCCAGCACGGCAGCCTTGGCGATCTGCAGGATCGAACGGGGCGGACGACATTAACCGAAATGTTTGTGGATCTGTTGGCGGCCGATTCCAAACCAACCACGGAGCCTTCGATTTGA